One Malus sylvestris chromosome 14, drMalSylv7.2, whole genome shotgun sequence DNA segment encodes these proteins:
- the LOC126600922 gene encoding nucleoside diphosphate kinase 2, chloroplastic produces METVAVFGGASPSFSSSLQRRRTCSGLSSAHRNSNLRTRHHQLSAFPSNLHLFSYFAARPHAKTLAKPRIFLPHLVASLEQVDETYIMVKPDGVQRGLVGEIISRFEKKGFKLTGLKLFQCPQDLAEEHYKDLKGKSFFPKLIEYIVSGPVVCMAWEGVGVVAAARKLIGATNPLQAEPGTIRGDLAVQTGRNVVHGSDSPENGKREIALWFKEGELCQWTPAQAPWLRE; encoded by the exons ATGGAAACCGTGGCAGTGTTTGGCGGAGCAAGTCCAAGCTTTTCCTCATCCCTACAACGCAGAAGAACCTGCAGCGGCTTATCCTCCGCCCACCGCAACTCTAACCTACGCACCCGCCACCACCAACTATCCGCATTCCCTTCGAACCTCCATCTTTTCTCATATTTCGCAGCTCGTCCCCATGCCAAAACCCTCGCCAAACCTCGCATCTTTCTTCCCCACTTGGTTGCTTCACTG GAACAAGTTGATGAGACGTACATAATGGTGAAGCCTGATGGAGTTCAGCGTGGCCTT GTTGGAGAGATAATCTCAAGGTTTGAAAAGAAGGGATTTAAGCTTACTGGTTTGAAGCTCTTCCAGTGCCCCCAAGACTTGGCAGAG GAACATTATAAGGATCTCAAGGGAAAATCATTCTTCCCTAAATTGATCGAGTACATTGTATCTGGCCCGGTTGTGTGCATG GCATGGGAGGGTGTTGGCGTTGTGGCAGCAGCACGTAAGTTGATTGGGGCTACAAATCCTCTACAAGCTGAACCTGGAACTATAAGAGGGGATCTTGCTGTTCAAACAGGAAG GAACGTGGTTCATGGGAGCGACAGCCCTGAAAACGGCAAGCGCGAAATAG CTCTCTGGTTCAAAGAAGGTGAATTATGTCAATGGACACCAGCTCAAGCACCATGGTTGAGGGAGTGA
- the LOC126600923 gene encoding uncharacterized protein LOC126600923, whose protein sequence is MFGKIRASSCPAESLERPPSKIFKDDSLSIYEATLMKLKLGSKRNLGPCSDEVGETDTTGSTSRSPDSEPMKIEANCASSAGTSPGCIEAANYPQEEFMTLDTDCSSPRSSMSFSDCHSAGTSKQQQGTNISVLYLFSKFKRAQEASCSFSGDAMMTENAGISPSSGGCQSFNSTEQSEQECVNSLPASQICML, encoded by the exons atgtttggGAAGATAAGAGCGTCTTCTTGTCCGGCGGAAAGCTTGGAGAGACCGCCTTCCAAGATTTTCAAAGACGATTCTCTCTCTATCTACG AGGCTACACTCATGAAGCTCAAATTAGGTTCTAAACGCAATTTAGGTCCATGCTCTGATGAGGTAGGGGAGACAGATACTACCGGTTCTACTTCACGCTCTCCCGATTCTGAGCCAATGAAGATAGAGGCAAATTGTGCTTCTTCCGCTGGCACTTCACCGGGTTGTATTGAAGCCGCCAACTATCCACAGGAGGAGTTTATGACACTAGACACGGATTGTTCCTCACCAAGAAGTTCGATGAGTTTCAGTGATTGTCATTCTGCAGGAACCTCGAAACAGCAACAAGGCACCAACATTTCAGTTCTCTACCTCTTTTCGAAATTTAAGAGAGCTCAAGAGGCTAGCTGCTCGTTCTCTGGGGATGCGATGATGACAGAGAATGCAGGTATTTCTCCGAGTTCTGGCGGATGCCAATCTTTTAACAGCACAGAACAATCGGAACAGGAATGCGTGAACTCTTTACCTGCTAGTCAAATATGTATGCTCTGA
- the LOC126600226 gene encoding 26S proteasome non-ATPase regulatory subunit 6 homolog has product MEAQEGTQQPHLVLANKLFLLSHSDVPDIEKVQLRDEVFTSVKADDMAPLYETLVSESVLELDQGVMDSMRAKNQEELKKLDEKIADAEENLGESEVREAHLAKSLFFIRIGDKEKALEQLKVTESKTVAVGQKMDLVFHTLQLGFFYMDFDLISKSIDKAKNLFEEGGDWERKNRLKVYEGLYCMSTRNFKKAADLFLDSISTFTTYEIFPYDIFIFYTVLTSIISLDRVSLKQKVVDAPEILTVIGKIPYLTEFLNSLYDCQYKSFFKAFAGLTEQIKLDRYLHPHFRYYMREIRTVVYSQFLESYKSVTIEAMAKAFGVTVDFIDLELSRFIAAGKLHCKIDKVAGVLETNRPDAKNSLYQATIKQGDFLLNRIQKLSRVIDL; this is encoded by the exons ATGGAGGCCCAAGAGGGGACGCAGCAGCCGCACCTTGTGCTCGCAAACAAGCTCTTCCTCCTTTCCCATTCCGATGTCCCGGACATCGAAAAGGTCCAACTCAGGGACGAGGTTTTCACCTCCGTCAAAGCCGACG ATATGGCGCCGTTGTACGAAACCCTAGTCTCCGAATCGGTGCTTGAGCTGGACCAGGGCGTTATGGACTCGATGAGGGCGAAGAACCAGGAGGAGCTCAAGAAGCTTGACGAAAA GATTGCTGACGCGGAAGAGAACTTAGGGGAAAGTGAGGTTCGAGAAGCTCACTTGGCCAAGTCCCTGTTTTTCATTCGTATTGGCGACAAG GAGAAAGCATTGGAACAACTCAAAGTAACGGAAAGCAAGACAGTTGCAGTTGGGCAAAAGATGGACTTGGTCTTCCATACACTGCAACTTGGTTTCTTTTACATGGATTTTGACCTCATTTCTAAGAGTATTGACAAAGCGAAGAA CTTATTTGAAGAGGGAGGTGATTGGGAAAGGAAGAATCGTTTGAAGGTTTATGAAGGCTTGTACTGCATGTCCACTCGGAATTTTAAGAAGGCTGCTGATTTGTTCTTGGATTCGATTTCTACCTTCACCACTTATGAAATATTTCCATATGATATCTTCATATTTTATACCGTCCTTACAAGCATTATATCGTTGGACAGAGTTTCTTTAAAACAAAAG GTCGTGGATGCTCCAGAGATATTGACAGTGATTGGGAAGATTCCGTACCTTACCGAGTTTTTGAACTCTCTTTATGATTGCCAATACAAATCATTTTTCAAAGCATTTG ctGGCCTGACAGAGCAGATAAAGTTGGACCGTTATTTGCATCCACACTTCCGGTATTACATGAGGGAGATCCGAACTGTTGTTTATTCCCAGTTCTTGGAATCCTACAAGAGTGTCACTATTGAAGCAATGGCTAAAGCATTTGGCGTCACTGTGGATTTCATTGATCT GGAGTTGTCTCGTTTCATTGCGGCAGGGAAGCTTCATTGCAAGATTGACAAAGTTGCTGGTGTACTAGAAACTAACCGTCCGGATGCTAAGAATTCACTGTaccaagcaaccatcaaacaAGGGGACTTCTTATTGAACCGCATCCAGAAGCTATCTCGTGTCATTGACCTGTAG
- the LOC126599135 gene encoding zinc finger protein GAI-ASSOCIATED FACTOR 1-like, whose amino-acid sequence MIALSPTTLLATNHFVCEICSNGFQRDQNLQLHRRGHNLPWKLQQRSGKEVKKRVYVCPEASCVHHDPSRALGDLTRIKKHFCRKHGEKKWKCDKCSKKYAVQSDWKAHSKICGTREYKCDCGTLSSMRDRFITHRAFFSRLLSSLIRFTSDGEQVIRPHAGVDEENQP is encoded by the coding sequence ATGATCGCGCTGTCACCGACGACCCTGCTTGCTACGAACCATTTCGTGTGCGAGATCTGCAGCAATGGCTTCCAGCGGGACCAGAACCTGCAGCTCCACCGACGGGGCCATAATCTGCCATGGAAGCTGCAGCAAAGGTCGGGCAAAGAGGTGAAGAAGCGAGTTTACGTCTGCCCGGAGGCTTCTTGTGTACACCACGATCCGTCCAGAGCTTTGGGTGATCTCACTAGGATTAAAAAGCACTTTTGCAGAAAGCACGGTGAGAAGAAGTGGAAATGCGATAAGTGCTCCAAGAAGTATGCGGTTCAGTCAGATTGGAAAGCCCATTCGAAAATTTGTGGCACCAGAGAGTACAAATGCGATTGTGGCACTTTATCCTCTATGAGGGATAGATTCATAACACACAGGGCGTTCTTTTCTCGCCTCCTTAGCTCCCTCATCCGCTTCACTAGTGATGGAGAACAGGTCATTCGACCACATGCTGGGGTGGATGAAGAAAATCAACCCTGA